Proteins encoded by one window of Ulvibacter sp. MAR_2010_11:
- a CDS encoding PA domain-containing protein translates to MKKFTFLWGLLLCLSATLSAQDLRPSSSTMDDLLHRYSQVGNQAGSVSDFFTASEQQLLRNHLNNRVLPVPSPQIAALLDRLDEVGISAGMEAAGLFTDYERGLLNRYYAQAYDANNQRSAPGDVYALNLRVSCGNDFGIFPLAGPYNIAPITTITTSIFAGDLDGSGTLYALDNTALTLLTIDKTTGAETTVGPLTNIVPGDGTRGLAWNEADGTMYMMGGQGENASIYSVNLATGELTLVSTANVTGWLPIWLAIDNNGNAFMADIALDNLYSVNLATGAATLVGPLGVNINFAQDADFDPDTNTLYMAAYLGGGVNQFCSVNTATGAATSLGSVNADCAEVGIVAIEGTTIVPPGSGLAYGALTFPAPEMFINFDPTTPDVLNNVGPAGTVGPNFEGSGAIDPANPTTATVVNNVGGIFSLDITTGTYTSLGNVGLPGGLNGLEYNPVDGVLYGVDGTTLYTVDPSVPSATAVGPLGSAGLAIALAINGAGEAYTYDIVDDNSYSINLATGAATLLGPTGFDGNFGQGMTWDPNTDTIYLAAFNNGAFLGEWRSFNTATGATTLLGVLGGTTPGGTNQVAWASIPGSGPAADNDDCANATEVSCGNTYLGDTSDNTDQGGFDTSPDEWFEFTGTGSFEFVTISLCDGGTGFDSRLTVFDACGGAQVATNDDFCGLQSELTFTSNGTSTYYIAVEGFGGATGAFSMAVSCVPAPPPPSNDLCANAIAVSCGDFISGTTIDATIDSAVAPLCDTGVTSPGVWYVLTDNTGLVTDITITMCTGTTDYDAKLSVYTGDCGAPPLTCVVGNDDTCGLQSEVSFQSDGNTTFLILVHGFGGATGNFELDIQCTPIPPPNDEIANSIDVDEIGCPYTDPAVAMPAATSEAGGTPAGCDNAGARGVWYNFTPTTDGTASASIQNQPTPQVNLIVNNGPLAGYYAAVPASFGGTLTTFPLTQDTAVVIDDNSGGGTDENDACDPVTNGGALAGKIAIVRRGSCEFGAKALAAEMAGAIAVIVVNNNPDPPIVMGGGAVGDQVTIPAVMVADVFGEALIAEVLGGGTVNATLVMLFQQFSSITFYTAPDENAVETDLVLVDYWDNQCAPGTSASIPTVAGQTYYVFAVNHGGIADIFIECDVLDVEDNVIAGFSFYPNPADDVLNLTAVNIIESVSIYNMLGQKVVDQNIEATTSQLNISNLATGSYVMNVTVNGQVGTYKLLKK, encoded by the coding sequence ATGAAAAAATTTACTTTTCTATGGGGTTTATTGCTTTGCCTATCGGCAACTTTAAGTGCCCAAGATTTACGTCCATCGTCATCAACGATGGATGATTTGTTACATAGGTATTCTCAGGTTGGGAATCAAGCGGGAAGTGTCTCCGATTTTTTTACTGCCTCCGAGCAGCAATTACTTAGAAATCATCTCAACAATCGGGTTCTTCCAGTTCCCTCTCCGCAGATAGCGGCTTTGTTGGATAGATTGGATGAAGTGGGTATATCTGCGGGTATGGAAGCTGCGGGATTATTTACCGACTATGAAAGAGGCCTGTTAAACAGGTATTATGCACAGGCATATGATGCTAATAACCAACGCTCGGCTCCCGGAGATGTTTATGCGCTTAATTTAAGAGTGTCATGCGGGAATGATTTTGGTATTTTCCCATTAGCAGGGCCCTACAATATTGCGCCTATAACAACTATCACAACTTCGATATTCGCAGGTGATTTAGACGGAAGTGGGACACTTTATGCGCTCGATAACACTGCGCTTACCTTACTTACCATTGACAAAACTACCGGTGCTGAAACGACCGTTGGTCCGTTAACCAATATCGTACCAGGAGATGGAACCAGAGGTCTTGCTTGGAATGAGGCAGATGGTACTATGTATATGATGGGAGGACAAGGAGAAAATGCCAGTATATATTCAGTTAATTTGGCTACAGGAGAATTAACACTTGTTAGTACTGCAAACGTTACTGGATGGTTGCCAATTTGGCTTGCTATAGACAATAACGGTAATGCTTTTATGGCGGATATTGCGCTGGATAATTTGTATTCAGTCAATTTAGCCACCGGAGCTGCAACTCTTGTAGGTCCTTTAGGGGTTAACATCAATTTTGCACAAGATGCAGATTTTGACCCGGATACAAACACACTTTATATGGCTGCCTATTTAGGAGGTGGTGTAAATCAATTTTGTTCAGTGAACACAGCAACAGGCGCCGCCACTTCATTAGGGTCTGTAAATGCAGATTGTGCCGAAGTTGGTATTGTTGCGATAGAAGGAACCACTATAGTTCCACCTGGATCAGGCCTAGCTTATGGAGCACTTACGTTCCCGGCCCCTGAGATGTTCATTAATTTTGATCCTACCACTCCTGATGTTTTAAACAATGTTGGCCCGGCTGGTACAGTAGGTCCAAACTTCGAAGGTTCAGGTGCGATTGATCCTGCTAACCCAACAACAGCTACTGTAGTAAATAATGTTGGAGGTATCTTTTCCTTAGATATTACTACCGGAACATATACTTCTCTCGGAAATGTTGGATTGCCAGGAGGATTAAATGGTCTTGAATACAATCCAGTTGATGGAGTGCTATATGGAGTTGATGGAACTACCTTATATACGGTAGACCCATCTGTTCCTTCTGCTACGGCTGTAGGCCCATTAGGAAGTGCAGGTCTTGCAATTGCATTAGCTATTAATGGTGCAGGTGAGGCTTATACTTACGATATTGTTGATGATAATTCATATTCAATAAACCTGGCAACAGGAGCTGCTACATTATTAGGACCTACCGGCTTTGACGGTAACTTCGGTCAAGGAATGACTTGGGACCCTAATACCGATACAATTTATCTGGCAGCATTTAATAATGGAGCATTTTTAGGAGAATGGAGATCATTTAATACAGCAACCGGTGCAACCACACTTCTAGGTGTTTTAGGAGGTACTACTCCGGGAGGAACCAATCAAGTTGCTTGGGCAAGTATTCCTGGCAGTGGACCAGCAGCGGATAACGATGATTGTGCTAATGCTACTGAAGTTTCATGTGGTAACACCTATTTAGGTGATACTTCCGATAATACAGATCAAGGTGGATTTGATACCTCTCCCGATGAGTGGTTCGAGTTTACCGGTACAGGATCTTTTGAGTTTGTGACCATATCACTTTGTGATGGCGGTACCGGATTCGATTCACGATTAACTGTGTTTGATGCCTGTGGCGGAGCTCAGGTAGCTACTAACGATGATTTCTGTGGCTTACAGTCTGAATTGACATTTACCTCTAACGGTACTTCTACCTATTATATAGCTGTTGAAGGATTTGGAGGAGCAACCGGAGCCTTTAGTATGGCAGTATCGTGTGTTCCTGCACCACCACCACCATCAAACGATTTATGTGCTAATGCAATTGCCGTTAGTTGTGGTGATTTTATTTCAGGTACTACTATTGATGCGACCATCGATTCAGCTGTAGCACCATTGTGTGATACAGGAGTAACTTCTCCTGGTGTTTGGTATGTACTTACAGACAACACAGGTTTAGTAACCGATATTACCATTACAATGTGTACGGGTACAACGGACTATGATGCTAAACTATCTGTGTATACAGGAGACTGTGGTGCACCACCGTTAACTTGTGTTGTAGGAAATGATGATACTTGTGGATTACAGTCTGAAGTTTCTTTCCAAAGTGATGGAAATACGACCTTCCTTATATTAGTACATGGATTTGGTGGCGCAACCGGAAACTTTGAATTAGATATTCAGTGTACTCCAATACCACCACCGAATGATGAAATTGCTAATTCTATTGATGTTGATGAGATAGGATGTCCTTATACAGACCCAGCTGTGGCTATGCCTGCTGCTACTAGTGAAGCCGGTGGTACACCAGCTGGCTGTGATAATGCAGGTGCAAGAGGGGTATGGTATAACTTTACACCGACAACTGATGGAACTGCGTCAGCATCTATTCAGAATCAACCGACTCCTCAAGTGAATTTAATTGTAAATAACGGGCCTTTAGCAGGTTATTACGCAGCAGTCCCGGCGAGTTTTGGAGGAACATTAACAACATTCCCATTAACTCAGGATACAGCTGTGGTAATTGATGATAATTCCGGCGGAGGAACAGATGAGAATGACGCTTGTGATCCAGTTACTAACGGAGGAGCCTTAGCAGGAAAGATTGCTATTGTTCGACGAGGAAGTTGTGAATTTGGCGCTAAAGCTTTAGCAGCTGAAATGGCAGGTGCAATTGCCGTAATTGTGGTGAACAATAATCCAGATCCCCCAATTGTTATGGGAGGTGGTGCCGTTGGAGACCAGGTTACTATTCCAGCCGTAATGGTTGCTGATGTTTTTGGAGAAGCACTTATTGCTGAAGTATTAGGCGGCGGTACTGTGAATGCTACTTTGGTGATGTTATTTCAACAATTTAGCTCTATTACATTCTATACCGCACCAGACGAAAATGCAGTTGAGACTGATCTTGTTTTGGTAGACTATTGGGATAATCAATGTGCTCCTGGAACTTCAGCTTCTATACCAACTGTAGCTGGTCAAACATATTATGTTTTTGCTGTAAATCATGGAGGAATTGCGGATATTTTTATTGAATGTGATGTCCTTGACGTAGAAGATAATGTTATTGCTGGATTTAGTTTCTATCCAAACCCGGCAGATGATGTTCTTAATCTAACTGCGGTAAACATAATTGAAAGTGTGTCTATATATAATATGTTAGGTCAAAAAGTAGTAGACCAAAATATAGAAGCCACCACTTCTCAGTTGAATATTTCAAATCTTGCCACCGGATCTTATGTAATGAACGTTACAGTGAACGGCCAAGTTGGAACTTACAAACTTCTGAAGAAGTAA